The following are encoded together in the Novosphingobium resinovorum genome:
- a CDS encoding chromosome partitioning protein ParB: MSRKPSLLAAAIKTAEQPASAPEAPSEPQGSAPASQPAGSYVAPSRVNKLGRTHFLPPAYWETLDELSFRSRDEKGKKISKERLVAEALNLLFAKYNYPLVREDGE, from the coding sequence ATGAGCCGCAAGCCTTCGCTTCTCGCCGCTGCGATCAAGACCGCAGAGCAACCCGCATCCGCGCCGGAGGCCCCGTCAGAGCCGCAAGGGAGCGCACCAGCTTCGCAGCCGGCCGGGAGCTATGTTGCGCCCTCGCGTGTTAACAAGCTCGGCAGAACGCATTTCCTGCCACCCGCCTATTGGGAGACGCTGGACGAACTCAGTTTTCGCAGCAGGGATGAGAAGGGGAAGAAGATTTCGAAGGAGCGGCTTGTTGCCGAGGCGCTGAATCTGCTTTTCGCCAAATACAATTATCCGTTAGTCCGCGAGGATGGGGAGTAG
- a CDS encoding single-stranded DNA-binding protein, with amino-acid sequence MQNIAEFRIIGRVGKITEHDKVTKVNVAANYNRQDNGEWVTDTHWNEVTLFGKLIERAAKAQKGDLVHITGRVRQNSYDTAEGKRYTVELIADGFAVLAKGSEDRD; translated from the coding sequence ATGCAGAACATCGCTGAATTTCGGATCATCGGCCGCGTCGGCAAGATCACGGAGCATGACAAGGTGACGAAGGTGAACGTCGCCGCCAACTACAACCGCCAGGACAATGGCGAGTGGGTGACGGATACCCACTGGAACGAGGTGACTCTGTTCGGCAAGCTGATCGAGCGCGCCGCGAAGGCTCAGAAGGGCGACTTGGTGCATATCACGGGCCGCGTCCGGCAGAACTCTTACGACACTGCCGAGGGCAAGCGCTACACGGTGGAACTGATCGCCGACGGCTTTGCGGTTCTCGCCAAGGGCTCGGAAGATCGCGACTAG
- a CDS encoding type II toxin-antitoxin system RelE/ParE family toxin has translation MTHTVHFTPEALDQLDKLEVDISGAASPAIAARYVDSIVDYCENLQTFPHRGTRRDDLRPGLRTLGFRRRVTILFEVADDTVNIIGVYYGGQDYEANFQDDDAPEH, from the coding sequence GTGACCCATACGGTTCACTTCACCCCGGAAGCTCTCGACCAGCTCGACAAGCTAGAAGTCGATATTTCCGGGGCAGCGTCGCCCGCAATAGCGGCGCGATATGTCGATTCCATCGTGGACTATTGCGAGAATCTGCAAACCTTTCCGCACCGAGGCACGCGGCGCGACGATCTTCGACCGGGCTTGCGAACACTTGGGTTTCGCCGGCGTGTGACGATATTGTTTGAGGTAGCGGACGACACCGTGAATATCATCGGCGTCTATTACGGCGGCCAGGACTACGAGGCGAATTTTCAAGATGACGACGCGCCAGAACACTAG
- a CDS encoding ParA family protein gives MITVAFCTQKGGTGKTTIATALAVAAHLAGKKSALLDLDPQTNAVNWFDRRKGDGPDVASIQPGAIRRSLDAYRGLGMDWVFIDTPGKMESASVEAAKHADIVLVPSQAQIFSIETLEPLKRLLDMAGSPPTFVVLNLVHPNAGGRAVDDAAAIAASFNVKVAPIHVSRLKTYEDAPALGQTPQELEPHGRAAQEVAGLFTFLLDQASMITGNHERMKA, from the coding sequence ATGATAACAGTGGCGTTCTGCACGCAGAAGGGCGGGACCGGCAAGACGACGATCGCGACGGCGCTTGCGGTCGCGGCTCACCTGGCCGGGAAGAAATCGGCCTTGCTCGATCTCGACCCACAGACAAACGCCGTCAACTGGTTCGACCGGCGCAAGGGCGACGGCCCGGACGTTGCCTCGATTCAGCCCGGCGCTATCCGGCGCTCGCTGGACGCCTATCGCGGCCTTGGCATGGATTGGGTGTTCATCGACACGCCCGGCAAGATGGAAAGCGCCTCGGTCGAGGCGGCCAAGCACGCCGATATAGTGCTGGTCCCGTCGCAGGCGCAGATATTTTCGATTGAAACTTTGGAGCCGCTAAAGCGGCTTCTCGACATGGCCGGCAGTCCGCCAACGTTCGTTGTGCTCAATCTGGTGCATCCGAACGCCGGGGGCAGGGCGGTTGACGATGCCGCCGCGATTGCCGCGAGCTTCAACGTGAAGGTTGCCCCCATCCATGTGTCGCGGCTGAAAACCTATGAGGACGCCCCGGCCTTGGGGCAGACGCCGCAGGAGCTGGAACCGCATGGCCGTGCGGCCCAGGAAGTCGCCGGCCTGTTCACGTTCCTTTTAGACCAGGCAAGCATGATTACAGGAAATCATGAAAGGATGAAAGCATGA
- a CDS encoding IS6-like element IS6100 family transposase, whose translation MTDFKWRHFQGDVILWAVRWYCRYPISYRDLEEMLAERGISVDHTTIYRWVQCYAPEMEKRLRWFWRRGFDPSWRLDETYVKVRGKWTYLYRAVDKRGDTIDFYLSPTRSAKAAKRFLGKALRGLKHWEKPATLNTDKAPSYGAAITELKREGKLDRETAHRQVKYLNNVIEADHGKLKILIKPVRGFKSIPTAYATIKGFEVMRALRKGQARPWCLQPGIRGEVRLVERAFGIGPSALTEAMGMLNHHFAAAA comes from the coding sequence ATGACGGATTTCAAGTGGCGCCATTTCCAGGGTGATGTGATCCTGTGGGCGGTGCGCTGGTATTGTCGCTATCCGATCAGCTATCGCGACCTTGAGGAAATGCTGGCGGAACGCGGCATTTCGGTCGACCATACGACGATCTATCGCTGGGTCCAGTGCTACGCCCCGGAGATGGAGAAGCGGCTGCGCTGGTTCTGGCGGCGTGGCTTTGATCCGAGCTGGCGCCTGGATGAAACCTACGTCAAGGTGCGGGGCAAGTGGACCTACCTGTACCGGGCAGTCGACAAGCGGGGCGACACGATCGATTTCTACCTGTCGCCGACCCGCAGCGCCAAGGCAGCGAAGCGGTTCCTGGGCAAGGCCCTGCGAGGCCTGAAGCACTGGGAAAAGCCTGCCACGCTCAATACCGACAAAGCGCCGAGCTATGGTGCAGCGATCACCGAATTGAAGCGCGAAGGAAAGCTGGACCGGGAGACGGCCCACCGGCAGGTGAAGTATCTCAATAACGTGATCGAGGCCGATCACGGAAAGCTCAAGATACTGATCAAGCCGGTGCGCGGTTTCAAATCGATCCCCACGGCCTATGCCACGATCAAGGGATTCGAAGTCATGCGAGCCCTGCGCAAAGGACAGGCTCGCCCCTGGTGCCTGCAGCCCGGCATCAGGGGCGAGGTGCGCCTTGTGGAGAGAGCTTTTGGCATTGGGCCCTCGGCGCTGACGGAGGCCATGGGCATGCTCAACCACCATTTCGCAGCAGCCGCCTGA
- a CDS encoding ParB/RepB/Spo0J family partition protein produces the protein MTDFSGFDVFSEKAAVADADRVQLIDPELLYPDPENVRSEIDPAKIDEMAETIKERGQLQPITVAPRDDDGRYRIMFGERRWRACQKLGVPVRAIVSKTDDIERVRIDQFIENDQREDLSTADMIRFVTGQVAKGRSLAELARATGRNRTLLTRYQGLAKAPDYIALLFADISMRSAVALTQAAKTDDAATRAFVANTAAEDMTVLACERFAREVGAKKSAPKADPAPSPEVDATSDSGDDDTQSPGETPAPEPTTDTIRDAEADRALDETPVVPAISIDPPAPAQAPAPRATTKPKGGKQRVERPTIEIEGKRAMVVEALVHFDGEAEPRIVSWR, from the coding sequence ATGACAGACTTCTCCGGTTTCGACGTTTTCAGCGAGAAGGCCGCCGTCGCGGACGCCGATCGCGTCCAGCTCATCGACCCCGAGCTGCTGTATCCCGATCCGGAGAACGTCCGCAGCGAGATCGACCCGGCCAAGATCGACGAAATGGCCGAGACGATCAAGGAGCGCGGCCAGCTCCAGCCAATCACTGTCGCTCCGAGGGATGACGACGGGCGCTACCGGATCATGTTCGGCGAGCGGCGCTGGCGCGCGTGCCAGAAGCTCGGCGTGCCGGTCCGCGCGATCGTCAGCAAGACCGATGATATCGAACGGGTCCGCATCGATCAGTTCATCGAGAACGATCAGCGCGAGGATCTGTCGACGGCCGACATGATCCGGTTTGTCACGGGGCAGGTCGCGAAGGGGCGCTCCCTGGCTGAGCTGGCGCGTGCAACGGGGCGTAACCGCACGCTGCTCACCCGGTATCAGGGTCTCGCTAAGGCGCCGGACTATATCGCGCTGCTGTTCGCCGACATATCGATGCGGAGCGCTGTCGCGCTCACCCAGGCCGCCAAGACGGACGATGCTGCGACACGAGCCTTTGTTGCGAACACCGCGGCCGAGGATATGACCGTGTTGGCGTGCGAGCGTTTCGCGCGCGAGGTTGGCGCGAAGAAGTCGGCACCCAAAGCTGACCCCGCCCCCTCACCGGAAGTCGATGCGACCTCCGATAGCGGCGATGACGATACGCAGAGCCCGGGAGAGACGCCCGCACCGGAGCCCACGACGGACACAATCCGGGATGCGGAGGCCGATCGTGCGCTGGACGAGACGCCGGTGGTTCCTGCCATATCGATCGATCCTCCCGCGCCTGCACAGGCCCCTGCCCCTCGCGCTACGACGAAGCCGAAAGGTGGCAAGCAGCGCGTGGAGCGGCCGACCATCGAGATCGAGGGAAAGCGCGCGATGGTTGTCGAGGCGCTGGTGCACTTCGACGGTGAAGCGGAACCGCGCATCGTGAGCTGGCGCTGA
- a CDS encoding YlcI/YnfO family protein: MGDQTLARFPKGTLGRIKSVLRDGESQADFMREAVELELRRREGPPVGGPDRA, translated from the coding sequence ATGGGGGATCAGACGCTTGCGCGGTTCCCAAAAGGCACGCTGGGGCGCATCAAATCAGTTCTTCGGGATGGCGAGAGTCAAGCCGACTTCATGCGCGAGGCGGTCGAGCTGGAGCTACGCCGGCGAGAGGGGCCGCCGGTAGGCGGCCCCGACCGCGCCTAG
- a CDS encoding type II toxin-antitoxin system ParD family antitoxin, which translates to MRSTQQLSVTLPNEMAQMVKSKVSSGEYASDSEVIRDGLRALQARDKALESWLRTEGVAAYDKLKADPSRALSVGEVRQHLAEKRKRPASA; encoded by the coding sequence ATGCGCAGCACACAACAGTTGAGCGTCACGTTGCCGAACGAAATGGCACAGATGGTCAAGAGCAAGGTTTCGTCGGGCGAATATGCCAGCGACAGCGAGGTTATTCGCGACGGCCTGCGGGCCTTGCAGGCGCGCGACAAGGCCCTTGAAAGCTGGCTGCGCACGGAAGGCGTTGCCGCCTACGACAAGCTGAAAGCCGATCCTAGCCGGGCGCTCAGCGTCGGCGAGGTGCGCCAGCACCTTGCCGAAAAGCGCAAGCGGCCCGCCTCAGCGTGA
- a CDS encoding RNA replicase: MALDRIERARPRSRSGAPNPTRAHVHPNSRRAGTFEDDFFYSYAKGETDRLYKKAVELLKRKNAVRRLARAEGRQLSEDERLVTLITPAAIRVFEQLTTLARTCAGKVFPTWEWIEAASGLSRASVGRGLSILAKMGLIEKQRRCVPIDPPADRHKARNAQTSNVYRMSFPNRLARFLPRFLRPVPLPDDVVQREVDRIEEIETMRLWRTPRQMVAEDIEDEGLRRVLDSLAIAIENQESQKNGQPLLDSYLLGTDGVGLVGQRSNA, translated from the coding sequence ATGGCGCTCGACCGCATTGAGCGCGCGCGGCCGAGATCACGATCGGGCGCACCAAACCCGACGCGCGCGCATGTGCATCCGAACAGCCGGCGTGCCGGCACGTTCGAGGATGACTTTTTCTACAGCTACGCGAAGGGCGAAACCGACCGGCTCTATAAGAAGGCTGTGGAGCTGCTGAAGCGCAAGAACGCTGTGCGGCGGCTCGCGCGCGCCGAGGGTCGCCAGCTCTCCGAGGACGAACGGCTCGTCACGCTGATAACGCCAGCGGCGATCCGCGTGTTCGAGCAGCTTACGACGCTTGCCCGAACCTGCGCCGGCAAGGTTTTCCCAACCTGGGAATGGATCGAGGCCGCGAGCGGCCTGTCTCGCGCGAGTGTCGGGCGCGGCCTGTCGATCCTCGCCAAGATGGGGTTGATCGAGAAGCAGCGGCGATGCGTCCCGATCGATCCGCCCGCCGACCGCCACAAGGCGCGCAACGCGCAGACGTCGAACGTCTATCGCATGAGCTTCCCCAACCGGCTCGCTCGGTTCCTTCCGCGCTTTCTTCGGCCCGTGCCGCTCCCCGATGACGTGGTGCAGCGTGAGGTGGATCGTATCGAAGAGATAGAAACCATGCGACTCTGGCGCACCCCTCGCCAGATGGTCGCCGAAGACATCGAGGACGAAGGCTTGCGGCGCGTGTTGGACAGCCTTGCCATCGCGATCGAGAACCAAGAGTCTCAAAAAAATGGTCAACCGCTCCTAGATTCATATTTACTAGGGACAGATGGAGTTGGCCTAGTCGGCCAACGCTCTAACGCCTGA
- a CDS encoding helix-turn-helix domain-containing protein, which produces MAPLEIRHRSVRPISAKHAQASRFLQQSQRSGPLGSVALDVLRLFVNLIDFRTGRLEPSITTIMDRLGRSRDTIVRALKNLRAHGFIDWLRRYEPTGNEGRGPQVQQASNAYRLSLPEKARQFLGRFGKAPPPPADHGQDQRTWAEAIDAYRKALPLDERTQLDAGDGPLGKALVSIAKGLMKRESDNQTESPSNSILYVKT; this is translated from the coding sequence ATGGCGCCACTTGAAATCCGTCATCGTTCCGTCCGTCCAATCTCCGCCAAGCATGCTCAAGCTTCACGATTTTTGCAACAGAGCCAGCGCAGCGGCCCCCTCGGATCGGTGGCGCTCGACGTGCTGCGGCTGTTCGTCAACCTGATCGACTTCCGCACCGGCCGGCTAGAGCCGTCAATCACCACGATCATGGACCGTTTGGGCCGGTCGCGGGATACGATCGTGCGGGCGCTGAAGAACCTGCGGGCGCATGGCTTCATCGACTGGCTGCGGCGCTACGAGCCGACCGGGAACGAGGGGCGCGGCCCACAGGTCCAGCAGGCGAGCAACGCCTATCGCCTGTCCCTGCCGGAAAAGGCCCGGCAGTTCCTTGGCCGGTTCGGCAAGGCCCCGCCCCCGCCTGCCGATCATGGTCAGGATCAACGGACCTGGGCCGAGGCAATCGACGCCTACAGGAAGGCGCTACCCCTCGATGAGCGGACGCAGCTCGACGCAGGCGACGGGCCACTCGGGAAAGCTCTTGTTAGCATTGCTAAAGGCTTGATGAAACGTGAGTCCGATAACCAGACTGAATCCCCCTCTAATTCTATTCTCTATGTGAAAACATAA
- a CDS encoding ParA family protein encodes MKTIAINVEKGGAGKTMIACHVAWHLADAGHRVLFLDLDRQCNATDALADFESLGTCKPLFEPGYTPPASFPRLAIYSNRMGGEYDADYPRALSNINVNFPALDPHFDYCVIDTPPSWSWINFAALLVCNHLIVPVELGPFGPAATKQVSDSIATVNGKRRTPIHVVGLVPNRVRANDRHQMDMLAAIKSKIGRNLFTAVLPERAHYSQAIQEHVPVWRFDKDVRNSLPAMRAFLEEAMTRIGSHV; translated from the coding sequence GTGAAGACCATCGCCATCAACGTCGAGAAGGGCGGCGCCGGCAAGACGATGATCGCGTGCCATGTGGCATGGCATCTGGCCGATGCCGGCCATCGCGTGCTGTTTCTCGACCTTGATCGCCAGTGCAACGCGACCGATGCACTGGCCGACTTCGAGAGCCTTGGCACGTGCAAGCCGCTCTTTGAGCCGGGCTACACCCCGCCCGCCAGTTTTCCCCGGCTCGCGATCTACTCGAACCGCATGGGCGGCGAGTATGACGCGGACTACCCGCGCGCGCTTTCGAACATCAATGTCAACTTTCCGGCGCTCGATCCGCATTTCGATTATTGCGTCATCGACACGCCGCCCTCTTGGTCATGGATCAATTTCGCCGCGCTGTTGGTGTGCAACCACCTGATCGTCCCCGTCGAGCTGGGGCCGTTCGGCCCTGCTGCAACCAAGCAGGTCTCGGACTCGATCGCGACGGTCAATGGGAAGCGGCGCACGCCGATCCACGTCGTCGGCCTGGTCCCCAATCGCGTGCGAGCCAACGATCGGCATCAGATGGACATGCTCGCCGCGATCAAGAGCAAGATCGGCCGCAATCTGTTCACCGCCGTCCTTCCGGAACGCGCGCACTACAGCCAGGCCATCCAAGAGCATGTGCCGGTGTGGCGCTTCGATAAGGACGTGCGCAATTCGCTTCCCGCAATGCGCGCGTTCCTTGAGGAAGCGATGACCCGGATCGGGAGCCACGTATGA